A single Pseudoalteromonas phenolica DNA region contains:
- a CDS encoding DUF885 domain-containing protein, producing MKKTALSLALVAALGLTACSQTSQQQTENNSVQVQQNFANFSEQFIHDYWKQFPEHSAWAGYGKYDDIISIPDQAYRDSTLAFANAKLNELAKFDLDSLPTAQKTDYYLIENALKRTIWHSETFKSWQWNPSNYNVSGGFATILNSRFKTDDEKFATVLKRLQYVPAYYDAAKANIDNPTLEYTQLAIGQSKGAFSVLKDELLTQVKGSNLSSSDKALFVKRFNAAKDAINGYINFLTELEKSLVENGNARSFRIGEKLYEEKFALDIQSGYSAKEMYHKAVADKDRVTAEMVKITDELWPKYFPNAERPSEDRDAVAKLIKHLSVKHVARDEFVPEIKRQIPDLEAFVREKDLITLDPEKPLVVRETPEYMRGFAGASISAPGPYDKKENTYYNVTPLDNMSDEQAESYLREYNHWILQILNIHEAIPGHYTQLVYSNESPSLIKSIFANGAMIEGWAVYTERMMLEEGYGDFEPEMWLMYYKWNLRVICNTILDYAIQVKGISKEEGLDLLMNGAFQEKAEAEGKWRRATLSQVQLTSYYSGYREIYDFRESLKAAQGDDFNLKAFHEQFLSYGSTPFKYVKALMTDK from the coding sequence ATGAAAAAAACTGCACTCTCGCTCGCACTTGTCGCAGCGCTTGGACTGACTGCTTGTTCGCAAACAAGTCAACAACAAACTGAAAATAACAGCGTTCAAGTACAACAAAATTTCGCTAATTTCTCTGAACAGTTTATCCATGATTATTGGAAACAGTTCCCTGAACATTCTGCTTGGGCAGGCTATGGTAAATACGATGATATTATCAGTATTCCAGATCAAGCCTATCGTGACAGCACATTGGCTTTTGCAAATGCAAAATTAAACGAACTTGCAAAATTCGATTTAGACTCATTGCCGACAGCGCAAAAGACGGATTATTACCTAATAGAAAATGCTTTAAAACGCACCATTTGGCACTCAGAAACCTTCAAGAGTTGGCAATGGAACCCGTCTAACTACAATGTATCTGGTGGTTTTGCGACAATTCTAAATAGCCGCTTTAAAACCGATGACGAAAAGTTTGCGACCGTTTTAAAACGTCTTCAATACGTGCCTGCATATTACGATGCTGCAAAAGCAAACATTGATAACCCAACTTTAGAATATACTCAGCTTGCAATCGGCCAAAGTAAAGGTGCTTTCAGCGTGCTAAAAGATGAGTTATTAACTCAAGTTAAAGGTTCTAATTTATCTTCTAGTGATAAAGCACTGTTTGTTAAGCGTTTCAATGCTGCAAAAGACGCAATTAATGGTTACATCAACTTTTTAACTGAACTTGAAAAATCTCTAGTAGAAAATGGGAACGCACGTTCATTTAGAATTGGTGAAAAGCTCTATGAAGAGAAGTTCGCACTAGATATTCAATCAGGGTATAGCGCAAAAGAGATGTATCACAAAGCAGTTGCTGACAAAGATCGCGTGACCGCTGAGATGGTTAAGATCACAGATGAACTATGGCCTAAGTATTTCCCGAACGCTGAACGCCCATCTGAAGACAGAGATGCAGTAGCTAAACTCATCAAGCACCTATCGGTCAAGCATGTTGCTCGTGACGAATTCGTGCCTGAAATTAAGCGCCAAATTCCAGACTTAGAAGCATTCGTCAGAGAAAAAGATCTGATCACGCTAGACCCAGAAAAGCCATTGGTAGTTCGTGAAACTCCTGAGTATATGCGTGGTTTTGCTGGTGCATCTATTAGTGCACCTGGCCCATACGATAAAAAAGAAAACACGTATTACAATGTAACGCCATTAGATAACATGTCTGATGAGCAAGCTGAGTCATATTTAAGAGAATATAACCATTGGATTTTACAAATTTTAAATATTCACGAAGCAATTCCTGGTCACTATACGCAATTAGTTTACTCAAACGAGTCTCCTTCTTTAATTAAGAGCATTTTTGCAAATGGCGCGATGATAGAAGGTTGGGCTGTATATACAGAGCGTATGATGCTAGAAGAAGGCTATGGTGACTTTGAGCCAGAAATGTGGCTTATGTACTATAAGTGGAACCTTCGTGTTATCTGCAACACTATCTTAGATTATGCTATTCAAGTAAAAGGGATCAGCAAAGAAGAAGGCTTAGACCTATTAATGAACGGTGCATTCCAAGAAAAAGCAGAAGCAGAAGGCAAATGGCGTCGTGCGACATTAAGCCAAGTTCAGTTAACCAGCTACTACAGCGGTTACAGAGAGATTTATGATTTCAGAGAATCGTTAAAAGCCGCTCAAGGTGATGACTTTAACCTAAAAGCGTTCCATGAGCAGTTTTTAAGCTATGGCAGTACACCATTCAAATACGTCAAGGCGTTAATGACAGATAAATAA
- the soxR gene encoding redox-sensitive transcriptional activator SoxR, protein MNKPLQDATLSVGYIAKRAGVKVSTLHFYETKGLIRSWRNQGNQRRYKPDVLRRIAVIKAAQHMGVTLQDIKATLDALPDNRTPNKKDWANLSQRWRAQLTKQIEYLEQIRDKVDGCIGCGCLSMTQCPMYNPDDMCGKSQSGAAFLPSTPDSQANQ, encoded by the coding sequence ATGAATAAACCACTTCAAGACGCAACCTTGTCTGTCGGATATATTGCCAAGCGTGCTGGCGTAAAAGTATCGACTCTCCATTTCTATGAAACCAAAGGACTTATCAGAAGTTGGCGGAATCAAGGTAACCAGCGTCGTTACAAACCCGATGTGCTCAGACGAATTGCTGTAATAAAAGCGGCTCAACATATGGGCGTCACACTGCAGGACATAAAAGCCACTTTGGATGCTTTACCCGACAATAGAACTCCCAACAAAAAAGATTGGGCAAATTTATCTCAACGATGGCGTGCACAACTTACCAAGCAAATTGAGTATTTAGAGCAGATCAGAGACAAAGTCGATGGCTGTATTGGCTGCGGCTGTTTGTCTATGACCCAATGCCCTATGTATAACCCAGATGATATGTGTGGCAAATCGCAATCGGGCGCAGCTTTTTTGCCTTCTACCCCTGATTCACAGGCTAATCAGTAA
- a CDS encoding sigma-54 interaction domain-containing protein — protein MSHLLKRLLNDPELLLNSVGEGIYGFDLSGNAVFINPAAERMTGWKAEELIGKKIHQYHHHSHADGSPYPADECNIYCTMFDGKVRQISDEVFWRKDGSSFPVEYTSTPVFKDGQIIGAVAIFRDVTKQHEAESALRAALKQVQSLTEQLKEENSYLLEELNADWQESGLVGQSHIFQTMLEQINLVAQTSSTVLILGENGTGKELVARNLHRLSDRNTKPFVKVNCAAFTPSLLESELFGHEKGAFTGANERRKGRFELADTGSLFLDEIAELSLEAQSKLLRVLQEQEFERVGGSKTLKVDIRIIAATNKDLWQMVGKGEFRMDLYYRLNVFPIRVPSLKERKEDIPLLCTNLINQLNKRLGKHLMGLTKAAIDKLQAYDWPGNIRELQNILEREAILSKGRLVSITQPLNMTDEQVLEGQSLRLDEAERLHIEHVLELTNWRIAGPKGAAIKLGLPESTLRSKMKKLKITKIRDI, from the coding sequence ATGTCTCACTTACTTAAACGCCTGTTAAATGACCCTGAACTACTTCTGAACTCTGTTGGCGAAGGTATTTACGGTTTCGACCTATCTGGTAATGCAGTATTTATAAACCCAGCAGCTGAACGAATGACAGGTTGGAAAGCCGAAGAGTTAATAGGTAAAAAAATACATCAATACCATCACCATAGCCATGCTGATGGGTCGCCATATCCGGCAGATGAATGCAACATCTACTGCACTATGTTTGATGGCAAAGTAAGGCAAATATCTGATGAAGTATTCTGGAGAAAAGATGGTAGTAGTTTCCCAGTGGAATATACCTCTACACCGGTTTTTAAAGACGGACAAATAATCGGGGCGGTCGCGATATTTCGCGATGTGACCAAGCAGCATGAAGCTGAAAGCGCTTTAAGAGCGGCATTAAAGCAAGTTCAGTCATTAACTGAGCAATTAAAAGAAGAAAACTCTTATTTGTTGGAAGAGTTGAATGCAGATTGGCAAGAGTCAGGGTTAGTAGGTCAAAGTCATATATTTCAAACCATGCTTGAGCAAATCAACCTTGTCGCACAAACCAGCAGTACAGTGTTGATTTTAGGCGAAAATGGCACAGGTAAAGAACTTGTAGCCAGAAACCTTCATAGATTAAGTGACCGCAATACAAAGCCTTTTGTCAAAGTAAATTGTGCTGCGTTTACACCTAGTTTATTAGAGTCAGAACTATTTGGTCATGAAAAAGGGGCGTTTACTGGTGCAAATGAGAGAAGAAAAGGGCGCTTTGAACTCGCAGATACAGGCTCTTTATTCTTAGATGAAATTGCGGAGCTATCGCTTGAGGCACAAAGTAAACTTTTGCGCGTTCTGCAAGAGCAAGAGTTTGAACGTGTAGGTGGCAGCAAAACGCTAAAAGTAGATATTCGTATCATAGCAGCAACCAATAAAGACTTGTGGCAAATGGTTGGAAAAGGTGAATTTAGAATGGATCTTTATTATAGACTCAATGTCTTTCCTATCAGAGTACCGAGTCTTAAAGAGCGAAAAGAAGATATTCCATTACTGTGTACAAATCTCATCAATCAGCTGAACAAAAGGCTTGGTAAACACTTAATGGGGCTGACAAAGGCAGCGATAGACAAACTTCAAGCCTATGATTGGCCCGGCAACATCAGAGAGTTACAAAATATCTTAGAGCGTGAAGCTATTTTGTCTAAAGGGAGGTTAGTGTCAATTACTCAGCCACTCAATATGACTGATGAGCAAGTGCTTGAAGGACAAAGTCTAAGGCTCGATGAGGCAGAGAGGCTTCATATTGAGCATGTGCTTGAATTAACTAATTGGCGCATTGCGGGTCCTAAAGGTGCAGCAATTAAATTAGGACTTCCCGAAAGCACATTACGATCTAAAATGAAAAAACTGAAAATAACTAAAATTCGCGATATATAG
- the ccoG gene encoding cytochrome c oxidase accessory protein CcoG, which translates to MKFDIKEEDMIIKPHKSEGPIYVREQKGFFQKIRRNLGWVLMLTFIAIPWLQYNGQQAVLFDVGSQHFRIFGLTFLPQDFMILAWVFMAGAFALFFVTNWLGRVWCGYVCPQTIWMLMFTWVEHRIEGSRNKRIKLDKSPWGAKKVALKTAKHSAWLAISLFTATSFMAYFIPAQKLYIDMFTLEWSGLVSFWVFLFAFCTYGNAGFLREKMCTVACPYSRFQSVMFDKDTLLVTYDAKRGESRGKRKRKQDPKELGLGDCVDCNLCVEVCPAGIDIRNGLQYECINCGLCIDACDDTMDKFGYAKGLIKYQSEHEASGKKTNPFRLKLLGYATLTALIILTMVVWAFNRTPIEASVIRDRNALYRVNYEGLVENPYTLSVINKTQTTMSYTVSLEGLENAELNVPAVIEIEGGEMLQIPVTVIKDGYDLKLKATPISFTIESKQRADIKITKESYFYKN; encoded by the coding sequence ATGAAGTTTGATATTAAAGAAGAAGACATGATCATTAAGCCACATAAATCTGAGGGCCCGATTTATGTGCGCGAACAAAAAGGTTTTTTCCAAAAAATCCGTCGTAATCTTGGCTGGGTTTTAATGTTGACCTTTATTGCCATCCCTTGGCTGCAATATAACGGCCAGCAAGCAGTTTTGTTTGATGTAGGCAGTCAACATTTTAGAATTTTCGGCCTCACATTTTTACCACAAGACTTTATGATTTTGGCTTGGGTATTTATGGCAGGGGCGTTTGCACTTTTCTTTGTGACCAATTGGCTGGGCCGAGTATGGTGTGGTTATGTGTGCCCACAAACCATTTGGATGCTCATGTTTACTTGGGTTGAGCACCGTATTGAAGGCAGTCGTAATAAACGCATAAAGCTAGATAAAAGCCCTTGGGGGGCAAAGAAAGTTGCCTTAAAAACTGCAAAACACAGTGCTTGGTTAGCTATCTCTCTCTTCACTGCTACGTCGTTTATGGCGTATTTTATTCCTGCACAAAAATTATATATCGACATGTTCACTTTAGAATGGTCAGGTCTAGTGAGTTTTTGGGTATTCTTATTTGCATTTTGTACCTATGGTAATGCTGGGTTTTTAAGAGAAAAAATGTGTACTGTTGCTTGCCCATATTCACGTTTTCAATCTGTGATGTTTGATAAAGACACACTATTAGTAACCTACGATGCAAAACGCGGCGAATCACGAGGTAAACGTAAACGTAAACAAGATCCAAAAGAGCTCGGCCTTGGTGACTGCGTTGACTGTAACCTGTGTGTAGAAGTTTGCCCAGCAGGTATTGATATTCGAAATGGTCTGCAATATGAATGTATAAACTGTGGTTTGTGTATAGACGCTTGTGATGACACGATGGATAAATTTGGCTATGCCAAAGGGTTAATTAAATATCAAAGTGAACACGAAGCATCTGGCAAAAAAACCAACCCGTTTAGGCTAAAGTTACTTGGATATGCAACTCTTACTGCGTTGATTATTTTAACTATGGTGGTGTGGGCCTTTAATCGTACTCCAATTGAAGCATCGGTTATCCGAGATCGTAATGCGTTATATCGTGTTAACTATGAAGGGTTAGTTGAAAACCCTTATACATTAAGCGTAATCAATAAAACGCAAACCACCATGAGCTACACGGTTAGTCTAGAGGGTTTAGAGAATGCTGAACTCAATGTACCTGCTGTGATTGAAATTGAAGGTGGAGAAATGTTGCAAATCCCCGTTACCGTAATTAAAGACGGCTACGACTTAAAGCTCAAAGCGACACCAATTAGTTTTACAATTGAGTCTAAGCAAAGAGCAGATATAAAAATAACGAAAGAAAGTTACTTTTATAAAAACTAA
- a CDS encoding TIGR02285 family protein has product MIKTFIIIFAFLTCFQSLAKNVTFLKVDFAPYYIFDGTHKGQGRDEEVINLLKKAMPEYQFNYMLIPSSRALFELQHSSQITCMLSLYKTEQRKKLFHFSKQYSTIGLAPTIAMHKDVASKVMPDHITATSLKDLIFKHNLMLGKSTERSYGQNVDEIILKIPQEDLIIRAGKDSLQSLTYMLLKKRVDLIIGYPGEHLYLQSQLNRENEFIQLHISEAPKTVLGFVGCNKSGESKRFLKQVDKSLNTIKASQVYASTMLRWVPKRLQESLINEFKEK; this is encoded by the coding sequence ATGATTAAGACTTTTATTATTATTTTTGCTTTTTTAACCTGTTTTCAATCATTAGCAAAAAACGTTACATTCTTGAAAGTGGATTTCGCACCCTATTATATTTTTGATGGAACGCATAAAGGGCAAGGCAGAGATGAAGAAGTCATCAATCTTTTGAAAAAAGCGATGCCAGAATACCAATTCAATTACATGCTAATTCCGTCAAGCCGTGCATTATTTGAATTGCAACATAGTTCACAAATCACATGTATGTTGTCCCTATACAAAACTGAACAGAGAAAAAAGCTATTCCATTTTTCTAAACAGTACTCAACGATTGGTTTAGCACCTACCATAGCGATGCACAAAGATGTAGCTAGTAAAGTAATGCCAGATCATATCACCGCGACCTCTTTAAAAGATCTAATATTTAAACACAACCTTATGTTGGGTAAGTCTACTGAACGTTCATATGGGCAAAATGTAGATGAAATAATACTCAAAATTCCTCAAGAAGATTTGATTATTCGGGCTGGTAAAGATTCATTACAAAGCCTGACCTATATGTTGCTCAAAAAAAGGGTAGATTTAATTATTGGATATCCGGGTGAGCACCTTTATTTGCAATCTCAATTAAATCGTGAAAATGAGTTTATTCAATTACATATATCTGAGGCGCCAAAAACAGTACTTGGTTTCGTTGGTTGTAACAAATCAGGTGAAAGCAAACGCTTTTTAAAACAGGTAGACAAGAGTTTAAATACCATAAAAGCATCTCAGGTGTATGCTTCTACGATGTTACGGTGGGTACCAAAAAGATTACAAGAGAGCTTAATTAACGAATTCAAAGAAAAGTGA
- a CDS encoding TonB-dependent receptor, producing MEMPNLSSKKVLSTLISVSLIQPFYSYATDSIEVIEVYAQKRKQLENKVSITVNQIKGEQINNTGLKDTTDLGLMISGLKISQNAAEGTPPAINIRGVGLIDYNTANTSPIAIYSDGASVGSANNQLLNLFDIEQVEVLKGPQGTLFGRNSTGGAILIRSKRPDAGDYGQLTIGAGTDALYKSNGFYNLQIDDTSALRASFNHNRYDYTSHNIYPTSPEAGMEQNDFRLSYLGQWEKIEWYLKLNYSHWNGIAQPVGNIGIYSDPTNRIMCSVPEINAGKCVDAFGFNDGVDDFWVVSVNNDSPHHGINKGWTSELNWQIRDEVSVIWLNSFNRLDRQHAFNCDGSPARLCEGQLGVKSEVLNNEIRLNYELGDDHLTLGLFSLHERIYQNNYNDILRDLRGTEFGANSANFFYDNDLINKSFAIFGQYDWQIKDDLIITTGLRYSDEVFEYDSLSNINVVVDTNSLEGVLLPFYHVIGKVEDDDVSGKFAIIYSLSNNHSIFYNLSNGYKSGGYNGGYLSSPEQAMLADYGPEEIVSNEIGGKFINDDKTLKLNWALYHYNYTGQQVFMNQPSAVEGAPPIQLLENVGNSKIYGTDIDVKYRLTDTLNTSLGLSYIPHAEFESFIDPLGNVLTDNRLPFTSEVNISGAITYNTNFESNIDVSTTLGFDYQSDYYFDQNQNILAQQPSYTLWYLNSQVAYEDYQVRFWVKNLFDKEYSHLKFDLSSFLGMLEDFKGEGRRVGLEVSYNF from the coding sequence ATGGAAATGCCTAATTTATCCTCAAAAAAAGTTTTATCAACATTGATATCTGTTTCTTTAATTCAACCTTTTTATTCATATGCGACCGATAGCATTGAGGTGATCGAAGTTTACGCGCAAAAAAGAAAACAACTAGAAAACAAAGTAAGCATTACAGTAAACCAAATTAAAGGTGAGCAGATTAATAATACGGGGCTCAAAGATACTACAGACTTAGGTTTAATGATTTCTGGATTGAAAATTAGTCAAAATGCAGCTGAAGGTACACCTCCCGCGATAAATATCAGAGGAGTAGGCTTAATAGATTATAACACTGCAAACACGTCACCTATCGCAATCTATTCTGACGGGGCATCTGTTGGCTCTGCAAACAATCAACTGCTTAACTTATTTGATATTGAGCAAGTTGAGGTGTTAAAAGGTCCGCAAGGAACATTATTTGGTCGTAACAGCACTGGCGGGGCAATACTCATTCGCAGTAAACGTCCTGATGCCGGAGACTATGGCCAATTGACTATAGGAGCTGGAACAGATGCTTTGTATAAAAGTAACGGCTTTTATAATCTTCAGATAGATGATACCTCAGCTCTAAGAGCGTCGTTTAATCATAACCGCTATGATTATACAAGCCATAACATTTATCCGACTTCGCCTGAAGCTGGTATGGAGCAAAATGACTTTCGTTTAAGTTATCTAGGTCAATGGGAAAAGATAGAGTGGTATTTAAAGCTAAACTACAGTCATTGGAATGGTATTGCCCAACCTGTTGGAAATATAGGTATTTATTCGGACCCAACTAATCGAATTATGTGTTCAGTGCCTGAAATTAATGCAGGAAAGTGTGTTGATGCCTTTGGTTTCAATGATGGTGTTGATGATTTTTGGGTTGTAAGCGTGAACAATGATTCACCACATCACGGAATAAATAAAGGTTGGACAAGTGAGTTAAACTGGCAAATACGTGATGAAGTATCTGTTATTTGGTTGAACAGCTTTAACCGTTTAGATAGGCAGCATGCATTCAATTGTGATGGTTCTCCAGCAAGGTTATGTGAAGGACAGTTGGGTGTTAAATCTGAGGTATTAAATAACGAAATTAGACTAAACTACGAGCTAGGTGATGATCATCTGACTTTAGGATTATTTTCACTCCACGAAAGAATTTATCAAAACAATTACAATGACATTTTAAGAGATTTACGTGGTACAGAGTTTGGTGCTAACTCTGCGAATTTCTTTTATGATAATGATCTGATTAATAAGTCCTTTGCGATTTTTGGACAGTATGATTGGCAGATTAAAGATGACTTGATTATCACAACAGGTCTTCGTTACTCAGATGAAGTCTTTGAATATGATTCACTTAGTAATATAAATGTTGTAGTTGACACAAATTCGTTAGAGGGGGTTTTGTTACCTTTTTACCATGTGATTGGAAAGGTTGAAGATGATGATGTATCAGGAAAGTTTGCGATAATTTACTCTCTAAGTAATAACCATTCAATATTTTATAATTTGAGTAATGGTTATAAAAGTGGTGGTTATAATGGGGGGTATTTATCAAGTCCAGAACAAGCTATGCTTGCAGATTATGGGCCTGAGGAAATCGTTTCTAATGAAATTGGTGGAAAGTTCATAAATGACGATAAAACCTTAAAATTAAATTGGGCTTTGTATCATTATAACTACACTGGTCAACAAGTATTTATGAACCAGCCTTCAGCTGTTGAGGGAGCACCACCAATTCAATTACTTGAAAATGTTGGGAATTCAAAAATATATGGGACGGATATTGATGTTAAATACCGATTGACCGATACGTTAAATACCAGCTTAGGTCTTAGTTACATTCCCCACGCAGAGTTTGAATCATTCATTGATCCTCTTGGAAACGTATTAACAGATAATCGCCTACCATTTACCTCTGAGGTAAATATCAGTGGGGCAATTACATATAACACTAATTTTGAAAGTAATATTGACGTATCAACAACGCTAGGTTTTGACTATCAATCAGATTACTATTTTGATCAAAACCAAAATATATTAGCTCAACAACCAAGTTACACTTTGTGGTATTTAAATAGCCAAGTCGCTTATGAAGACTACCAAGTTAGATTTTGGGTTAAAAATTTGTTTGATAAAGAGTACAGTCATTTAAAGTTCGATTTATCTAGTTTCTTAGGCATGTTGGAAGACTTTAAAGGCGAAGGTAGGCGTGTAGGTTTAGAGGTTTCTTATAACTTTTAA
- a CDS encoding 7TM diverse intracellular signaling domain-containing protein, with the protein MRKLILVLTLILMSLVCAKSHAKTFHYHHNLQETNLHDLALLLQSKENVTFPESYQSVNQWQQNLEILDKRALFGGKYWLVTELVNHTDETEFVLYPYNTVVSRIESKLFSENGTIQTVLTGGEVSNEFAFHYGNTIHLKPNEKYFLVTSFESDFFYTPIKFVIKPKKDFEKLVVSENIIMILCFGVGLVLGLYNLLIYFGSKDKTHLYYAFFAVCWVFAWSHFFHISDQLFGYYSPNLHWLGFALTPLTNILFYINLLKLKETHPRITSGSLVLGVVAACGVPMAMLFPSFGFLWATIVTGCALCLGLYVGFLRISEGFKPARYFVLAYIAMAIPNMIGNLTNLGVLPPSSLNLYLLGLIGTAMDALLLAFAVADKFRLTNLENIELNKNLEQKVQQRTQELEDLASELRDASEAKSRFLANMSHEIRTPMTSIIGYADGMLLGDIKPSEKGHAINVILQNARHVQNLINDILDMSKIEANRLEVELIEADMFRCIAEIESLLGKQIRDKGLEFELNYLFPLPNLIVIDPTRFRQILLNLTSNALKFTSVGKICIDVSCCEEKLRISVRDTGIGMTKDEINSLFTAFHQADTSTTRRYGGTGLGLNISKNLAKKLDGDITVESHVGSGTTFTLELGLYTTKDSQWISNLDELPQSKLDLSSIDTSESLKGKVLLAEDHPDNRKLITIILEGMGLQVIAAENGQEAVQAVLDHEFDLILLDIQMPIMDGEEAFKFIQATGVSSPVLALTANTMTHEVERYLKMGFTDHLSKPIDRTKFHKKISHYLNLEVEELNLPIGEFEALQNNYLQGLDEQKHLLHSSYQNSDFVALKRHVHAIKGTAGMFECHEIHNYATQLDELLKSGSIEGVDVLLDLLISAMTDASKTIFS; encoded by the coding sequence ATGCGTAAATTGATCCTTGTTCTTACGCTAATTTTAATGAGTCTTGTGTGTGCAAAGTCACACGCAAAGACTTTTCATTATCATCATAATTTGCAAGAGACTAATCTGCACGATTTAGCTTTACTCTTACAGTCAAAAGAGAACGTGACATTCCCTGAAAGTTACCAGTCGGTAAACCAATGGCAGCAAAACTTAGAAATACTTGATAAACGCGCACTATTTGGTGGCAAATACTGGCTTGTAACAGAGCTTGTAAACCATACAGATGAAACAGAATTTGTTCTTTACCCTTACAATACAGTTGTTTCAAGAATAGAAAGCAAGCTTTTTAGTGAAAATGGAACAATACAAACGGTTTTGACCGGGGGGGAAGTGAGTAATGAATTCGCTTTTCACTATGGTAATACAATTCATTTAAAACCTAATGAAAAGTATTTCTTAGTAACATCATTTGAAAGTGATTTCTTTTACACGCCTATCAAATTTGTGATTAAGCCTAAAAAGGATTTTGAAAAACTCGTTGTATCTGAAAACATCATTATGATTTTATGTTTTGGTGTCGGTTTAGTACTTGGGTTATATAACCTACTTATCTATTTTGGCTCAAAAGATAAAACACACTTGTATTACGCATTTTTTGCAGTTTGCTGGGTATTTGCATGGAGCCATTTCTTCCATATCTCAGACCAATTATTTGGTTATTATTCGCCAAACTTGCATTGGCTGGGTTTTGCATTAACACCGTTAACGAACATCCTGTTTTATATTAATTTACTGAAACTTAAAGAAACGCACCCCAGAATAACGAGTGGCTCTCTCGTGTTGGGCGTGGTCGCAGCTTGTGGCGTGCCAATGGCAATGTTGTTTCCGAGTTTTGGGTTTCTTTGGGCTACAATTGTAACGGGCTGCGCACTTTGTCTTGGATTATATGTTGGTTTTCTTCGAATAAGTGAAGGGTTTAAACCAGCAAGATATTTTGTACTGGCCTATATCGCTATGGCGATACCCAACATGATTGGCAACCTCACTAATCTCGGTGTGTTGCCTCCGTCTAGTTTAAACTTATATCTCCTTGGTTTAATTGGCACAGCGATGGACGCCTTATTATTGGCATTTGCCGTGGCTGATAAGTTTAGGCTAACAAATTTAGAAAACATTGAGCTGAATAAAAACCTTGAACAAAAAGTACAACAAAGAACACAAGAGCTCGAAGATCTAGCATCAGAGTTACGGGATGCGAGTGAAGCTAAAAGTCGTTTTTTGGCAAATATGAGTCATGAAATTCGCACTCCTATGACCTCTATAATTGGTTATGCTGATGGAATGCTTCTTGGTGATATTAAACCCTCAGAAAAAGGTCATGCTATTAATGTCATTCTTCAAAATGCCAGGCATGTACAAAACTTGATAAATGACATACTGGATATGTCTAAGATTGAAGCTAACAGGTTGGAGGTTGAATTAATTGAAGCAGACATGTTCCGATGTATCGCGGAGATTGAATCTCTTTTAGGCAAACAAATAAGAGATAAAGGGTTAGAGTTTGAATTGAATTACCTCTTTCCATTACCAAATTTAATTGTTATTGATCCGACGCGTTTTAGACAAATTTTGTTGAATTTAACTTCAAATGCACTCAAATTTACAAGTGTTGGTAAGATTTGTATTGATGTGTCATGTTGTGAAGAGAAACTTAGGATCTCTGTCAGAGATACAGGTATTGGCATGACTAAAGATGAAATAAATTCTTTATTTACTGCTTTTCATCAAGCTGATACATCGACAACACGCCGTTATGGCGGCACAGGACTAGGTTTAAATATCTCAAAGAATTTAGCAAAAAAACTGGATGGAGATATTACTGTAGAAAGTCATGTTGGCTCTGGGACGACATTTACTCTTGAACTTGGTTTATATACTACTAAGGATAGCCAATGGATAAGCAACCTTGATGAGTTACCACAATCGAAACTAGATTTGAGTTCTATTGATACTTCTGAATCTCTAAAGGGAAAAGTGTTATTAGCAGAAGACCATCCTGATAATAGAAAACTAATTACAATCATACTTGAAGGAATGGGACTTCAAGTTATTGCAGCAGAAAACGGACAAGAAGCGGTTCAAGCTGTGTTAGACCATGAATTTGATTTAATTTTACTCGATATTCAGATGCCAATAATGGATGGTGAGGAGGCATTTAAGTTTATTCAAGCAACGGGAGTGAGCTCTCCTGTGTTGGCATTAACAGCAAATACTATGACCCATGAAGTTGAGCGGTATTTAAAAATGGGCTTTACTGACCATTTGTCGAAACCTATCGACAGAACAAAGTTCCATAAGAAAATTAGTCATTATCTCAATTTAGAGGTAGAAGAATTAAACCTTCCAATAGGTGAATTTGAAGCACTACAAAATAACTATCTTCAAGGATTGGATGAGCAAAAGCATCTCTTACATTCTAGTTATCAAAACAGTGATTTTGTGGCGTTGAAAAGACATGTTCACGCAATTAAAGGAACTGCGGGCATGTTTGAGTGTCATGAAATTCATAATTATGCGACACAACTTGATGAGCTTTTAAAAAGTGGAAGTATAGAGGGCGTTGATGTATTACTAGACCTTTTAATTAGCGCCATGACAGATGCCTCTAAAACTATTTTCAGCTAG